The window GGAATGATTGCCGGAGCAGTAATTTCAGGTGCTTATTTTGGAGATAAAATGTCGCCTTTAAGTGATACCACAAACCTTGCTCCTGCTATGGCTGGAACCGATTTGTTTACCCATATTAAATACATGACCATTACAACGGTACCTACCATTATTATTACACTTATTGCATTTGCTATTATGAGCGCAACGATTGATACCACAGGAAGTGCAGACATTAGCGGATTACTAGCTAGCATAAAAAGCACCTTTACTATTTCACCTTTATTATTTTTGGTCCCATTAGGTGTTATCGCTTTAATATTACTAAAAACAAAACCCTTAATCGCTCTTGGTGCTGGTGTGCTTTTAGCTGCTATTTTTGCTTTTGTTTTTCAAATGGATGTTTTACATGGTTTATCTGATTCTAACTTTACCGCAATTACCAATGCTATTTTTACAGACACACAAATAGTCACAGACAACGAAAAATTAAACGATCTGTTTAGCGCTGGAGGAATGCAAGGTATGCTTTGGACTATCTTCTTAATTTGTTGTGCAATGGTCTTTGGAGGTATCATGGATGCTATTGGAGCCTTGTCAAGAATCACCAAAGAATTATTAAAACTAGCAACTAACGTATTTGGATTATTTGCAAGTACTGTAATTAGCTGTTTAGGTTTAAACGCTATTGCTAGTGATCAATATTTAGCAATAGTTATCCCTGGAAAAATGTTTAAACAAGCATACGAAGACAAAGGTTTAGCTCCCGAAAATTTAAGTAGAACGCTAGAAGATTCTGGAACAGTAACTTCGGTACTTATTCCTTGGAATACTTGTGGTGCATACCAATCTGGAGTTTTAGGTGTTGGTGTATCCGAGTACTTTTTATATGCCATCTTCAACTGGTTAAGTCCTTTTACAACCTTGCTTTTTGCTGCATTAAATATTAAAATAAGACAACTAAAAAATAAATAGCCTTAAACTATTCTATTTACATTTTACTATAACAAAAATTTATAGCCTAATAAGATTTAAAAATTTTATTAGGCTTGTTTTTTTGGTGTTGCAATGTATCTTTGCACACTGAAAACACAATATAATAATTTATAAAATTTTAAAATAATGGCTATAGTAGGAAAACAATTCCCAGATTTAAATGTGGATGCAATGAACGAAATGGGAGATACTTTCAAAGTAAACGTTCTTGAAGAAGCAAAAAATAACAACAAAAAAGTATTATTATTCTGGTACCCTAAAGATTTTACTTTTGTTTGCCCAACAGAATTACACGCTTTTGAAGCTGCAAAAGAAGAATTTGCAAAAAGAAATACAATCGTTATTGGTGCATCTTGTGATACTCCAGAAGTACACTTTGCATGGTTAAACACGCCAAAAGACAATGGTGGTATTGAAGGAGTTACTTACCCAATTCTTGCAGATTCTAACCGTAACTTAGCAAACACTTTAGGTATTTTAGATATCACTAACGAAAAATACAACGAAGAAACTGGAGTAGTAACTGTAGATGGTGACAACGTAACATACAGAGCAACATACGTAATTGATGAAGATGGTGTAGTACAACACGAAGGTATCAACAACATGCCAATTGGTAGAAACGTAAACGAATTTTTACGTATTATCGATGCTTTAACGCATGTGCAAGAAAAAGGAGAAGTTTGTCCTGCAAACTGGGAAGAAGGTAAAGATGCAATGAGTGCAAATAGATTAGGTACTGCAGAGTATTTAGCAAATCACGTAAACTAATTTATCATGGTTCAAGAATTAGATCAAGATAATCTTGCCGAAATTATTGCCGCTAACAAAACCGTTGTAGTACAATACTCTGCAACTTGGTGTGGTAACTGTCGTATCATGAAACCAAAAGTTAAGAAATTAGCTAGTGATTTAGAAGATATTACGTTTGTTATCGCTGACGCGGAAAAATTTCCAGAATCTAGAAAATTAGCGACCGTAGATAATTTACCAACATTTGCTGCTTTTAAAGATGGGAAATTTGTGAATCAAGTACAGACTAACAAATTTGACGTTTTAAAAGAATTAGTAAACGAAGTAGCATAACTTATTACTTTTCGCTGTAGCGGAATTAAAAAAACATATCGATGAAATTACCAGTAATAAAACACTTAGCACAGTTTATAGAAGACAATGACGAAGACTATATTGTGGAAACCATTGAAACTCTAGAAGCCTTAACCGAAGTTCCTTCCTTAAAAGATGAAGAACTAGACGTTATTGGAGAATTAATCTCTAATATGTATGGCGCAATAGAAGTAAACAAAATGATTAAAGAAGGTGCAACTAAAAAAGATGCAGTAAACAACTTTATGCAACGTGTTTTAGGTTCCATTGATAAATAATTGAAAAGAAAATTAGTATTTAAGAAACCACTTTGCGAAAGCAAGGTGGTTTTTTGTTTCCAATACAATTTGGGTTTTCACCAATTGCTGCTAGCTTCGTTTTGCTTTGCATATAATACCCGAATAATGTACCTTACTCCGTATACACGATTCGGAATTTAAAACCACAGAACAAAATGGGAATACCTTGTTTCATACACCTTCATACCAAAAACAGAAAAGGAATAGCCACACTTCTTATGCTCCTACTTTTCCTTTTAGTAAGTGCTTGTAAAGAGCAAAAGCAAATACCTACCAAACAAGAGCTTCCTGTTCCTACGAATACCACAACAAAAGATAGCGTTGTAAAAGAAAGCCTTCCCGTAAATTTCCCAATGCTAGAACCTTCTATAGACGATCAGGTTAGTGAATTTGTACGCCGAATATTTCAAGATAAAAGTGGCAATTTATGGTTTGGGACGAATGGCGATGGCGTTGCTAGATACAATGGCCATACACTAGAATATTTTTCTATAAACAACGGACTTGGTGGTAGTGCCGTTCGCGGAATTGTAGAAGATAACACCGGAAATATCTGGTTTGGTACCGAAAGAGGATTAACGAAATACGATGGCAATTCCTTTAAAAACTACACCGAAAAAGATGGCCTAATTCACAATAATGTGTGGAGCCTTTTTATAGATAGTAAAGGAATCATCTGGATAGGTACTTTACAAGGTGTATCGCGTTTTAACGGAAAAACATTCACCGATTTCGAACTCCCTGAAACAGAACCCGATTATAACCGAGGCGTTACCAGTTCGAAGATAGTCCACAGTATTATGGAAGACAGCAAAGCTCAAATGTGGTTTGGCACCAATAAAGGTGCTTATGTGTATGACGGAAAAGCTTTAACCAATATTTCGGAAAAGGATGGCTTATGTAATAATTCGGTAAATGATATTTTAGAAGATAAAAAAGGAAACATTTGGTTTGCTACGCATTACAAAGGTGTTTGTTATTGGGACGGAAAAACCTTCACCAGCTTGCCTACCAAACAAAGAGAAAGTGGCACCGAAGTTTGGAGTTTATTCGAAGATACCGCTGGTCAAATCTGGTTTCCTATTGAAAGTTTTGGCGTGTACCGCTACAATGAAAAATCCCTTACCAATTTTAATATCCAAAACGGTCTTACTAGCAACGCGATTCAATGTGTTTTTGAAGATAAAGACGGACGATTATGGCTTGGCGGCTATATGGGACTATTTCGTTATGACGGCCAATCCTTTGTTAATGTAACCAAAAATGGTCCGTGGTAAAAAGAAATAAACATTGCTAAACATATAATAAAATAAACCTATTAATGGTTTTTAAAAACCACTTTGTGAAAGCTTGGTGGTTTTAGCTTATTCGAACCCCCTTTTTATCTGTGCTACAATTTGGTTCCCTCTATAAATGGCGCCTTCCATATAGCCACCATAACTTGGTGACGTTTCCGAACCTGCAATGAAAAACCGATCCTTTAAATATGCTTTTTGATATATGGGATGTCCGTTGTTTTCGTGCGGACTTAAAAATCCAGAATCCGCTGTGGTAACTAAAGGTTCTTCGCTCCAATTCTTTTCTTCATACGAAAGATAATTACTTCCATCTTGGCCAAAAAACTTAAAAAGCTGTTCCCGTACTTTTTCTTCTCTATAGGCTTTGGTTTCCTTAGCTAAAGCACCATGTAAAAAACCCATTAATGCAAAGTGTTTATGCTCCAAATCGGAATGATCATACATCTCTGTAAACGGACCAACATTACTAAAACCAACACCAGACAAACCTTTTTCTTTCCAGAAAGCCCTTTTATACACCAATGTAAACTTAATAGAATCCTTCATCCAGGTATGTGTATGCTTGGCAACTTGTATCAAATTGGCGTCTAATGCAGGAGAAAACGCCACGCTATGCACCAATACTTTTGGTGGCAGTGTAGAAACCACAAGATCTGCAGTAAAAGCTATGTTTTCGGTAAGGACTTCTACACCACTTTCGGTAGTATTAATTTGCTGTACTTTTTGATTTAGCAACAATTCCTCTTTAGAAAAACCAATGGCTAACTGGTCTAAAAGAACACGTGTACCACCAGCAATTCTATAACTTATTTCTTGATTTTGTGGAAGCTGAAAACGTTGCACTGCATTCGCACTTGTAGCTTCAAATAAAGCATCGCCATGCATGTCTTGTTCAAATAAGGTAATGTTTAATTCGCGACACAATTTCAATAGTTCTTCATTGTATTTCCACAGCCAGGTTGCGCCTAATTCTACATGGGTATGATGCACGTTTTTGGTAAAAATTCTTCCGCCAATTCTAGCATTCGCTTCTAGAATACGCACTAAAAAACCTTCTTTTTTCAATCTATATCCCAAATACAAACCCGAAAGCCCAGCGCCAATAATTACTATTTTCTTTTTCATTCCTTCAAAGATAACGAAGCTCGGGTGGATACAAAACTGTTTTACGAAAGCTTGGTGGTTTTTTTATGCTTTTTTGGTAGCGATTACGGGTTACCGTAAAATAGATAACGGAGCGTTTTATAACTTGGCTTTGCGGAAGAAAAATACGTAGTTCTACGTATTTTTTAGTAGACGAATAATAGCTAACTTCGTTGCTATGACTTTATAGGATTATAGGAATAATAAACTTATAATATCACGTCATATTTACAGGATATAAATCATATAAGTGATGATATAACACGTTGCAAACTATAGCTCGGAAAAATTACCAACCAAAATCCTGCCAAACTTTACACTGAAAAAACCACTCAAAATCGGAATCAAATATTGCGGAATAATTTACTCGTTCGCTGAATTTACTCTTGCGGAATTTAGCAAGTTGCGGAATAGCCACTCCAACGGAATTAAAAGAACAAAATCACTTTTCGGACTTCACTCGGAATTGAGCAATTTAGCGGAATAAAAAAAACGTGATTACTCAAATGTCTCGCAACAGTTAGCAACAACGCATAAAAAAAATTGCTATATTTAGAACTAATTTAAAAGTCGTTGCTCTTTTGCTACTTCTGATTTTCCTTCGGAAAATCCTCGCTCGCAAAAACGCAACTATTTTTATACAAAACCGTTGTAGCCAATTAATGAAAAACGAGATTCTACATAATTTAGAGAAACTATTAGAGCAATCACTTTCCATTACGAAAGGAGCTACGATTGGACAAATAATTACGAATTATATTAATGAAACTAACCAAAATTATTTAAGTATCGGAATTAATCATTATCTAGATGATGAAGAGCCAATTGAATTAAATAAACTTAAAGACAATAACGAAATAAAAGAGTCTTTTCAAAAAGCACTCAAACTGAATTTGGATGAAAATGTAATACTATCAAACTTTAAAACTGATTTGATAAATGCTTTTTCGGAAATAAAACTAAAAGTCCAATCTGAACAAAAAGGAATTAAAAATCAAGTAATCTTTTTAGAGTATGATTTCTTACCTATCGCCTCGATATCTGGCTATGGAAAAGGAAACTATCCTATATTAGAAAAGCCAAAATATTTAGAATCTTATCCTACTGAAGAAATCTACATAAATATTGAAAAAGTTGATTACAGTTTAGCTTGGAAAGATTTAATTTTATTCAATAATATATTAGAAAAATTTGAAATAGATGATTATATTATCGAGTCAGACATTTATCAAGCACTAAACAATTCGTTTAAATTTAAAACTTATATAATATTACATAAAGCTTTCGATGAGCTTGGAATTAAAATATTGGATGGAATAGAAATTGAAAATCCAGTAATGATTTATGGAAATGAGCATGATTGCGAACCGATTAACATCTTTGCATTTGAATAAAATAACTGGCTACAACACCGTATAAAATTAATTACTAATCTACCCTACTTCAACAAACCCTCACAAATTCCCCATTCTATTTTCATTCCCTAAATCAGTCCTTTAACCAAGCTTAAACATAAAAAAACCACTAACGATACTTTGCATCGGCATTATTTCTATGAATTATTTAGCTTCATCAAAAAAGACAAAAAAGCAGAAACAAATACCAGTGCCACTATTTTAGGAATGGTTACAAACCAAACACCTCTTGCATCTTGTTTAACAAGATTTTAGGGTTATTTTAACACCAAAACATGCATCTATAATTTATGTTTACTTGAAAATAAAATTTCTATGCAACCAATAAAAAAAATAGCTTACTTAGTTCTATTATTAATAGTATCTAGTTGTGCAAATAGCAAAGCCTTAAAACATTTTAAAGAAGGAAAAACAGCCCAAGAAAACTTTAAAGTTACTATACCTTTTGAAATGCATAAAGGATGGATAATTGTACCCATAGAAATAAAAAACAAGACTTATAAATTTATTTTAGACACAGGATCACCCACTCTTGTATCAAAAGAACTTGCGGAAAGTTTAAAAATGAATGTTATTGATTCTGTAAATGCTTCTGATGTGTATAATAATAAACAACAAAATAAATACACGAGAATAGAAACAATTAAAATTGGAACTGTCGATTTTGTTGGAACAACAGCCTTAATAAATGATTTTAACGCGGTAAAAATGTGGTCTTCTTTAAATGTTGACGGTTTTATAGGTGCTAATTTAATGCAACACACTATTTGGGATATTGATTTTAGCAAAAAACAAATTACCATTACCGATAATGAATCCACATTAAACTTACCGGAAGATCTAATAGAGAATAAGTTATTTATTGGTTATGCAGGACTACCTTCTATTGCATGTAAAATAAATGGGGAAAAAGTTTGGAATTTCGCTGTCGATTTAGGCTATAATGGAGAGACAGTAATACCTTTTTCGGAATTTAAAAAGCAGACAGAAAATGGTAAAATTTCAGATTTCAAAAAAACGAATACAAAAGGTGTTATTGGTATTTATGGAAAACAAAATACAACAAGGGAATCTTACACTAGTGTAATTAAGGAATTGGAATTCGGAAATGCTACCCTAAAAAATGAAAACGTGTATGCAGAGCAATATTTAGATAGGAGATTTGGTGTAAATTTTTTTAAAAATTATCGTGTTATTCTAAATTGGAATAGCAAAAAAATAAAGTTGATAGATAATAAAGAAAACAGCAATTAGAAATTAAAACCTATGCACAACAAGCTATAAAAGGAATTAATAGCGCAAGCCTCCTTACAAAATCCTCACAGATTTTCTATCTGCCTGCCAACAATCGGTTCGGATTATATTTACTAAATTAGACACATAAACACAACCCATTGCCCCCAAACCATGAAAACAAAACTTACACTACTCTTTTGTCTTTTAACCATTTCGCTTTCTTATAGCCAATACAACTGGACCGAAGGAGAATTAGTATTAAAAAACGGCAGCACTTTAAAAGGGAAAATAAAACTACCCATGATTTCCAAAAACATATTAGCTATTAACGGTAAAGAAAAAGTAAAATACCGAACCGATAGAAAATCGAAAACCAAGAAATACGACGAAACCCAAATAGCTCAAGTGATTTTTAGAAAATCGGCTACCGAAATTGCATATTTTGAATACATACCAACTTCCAAAAACAAAAAGGGGCTTTTTAAAGTAATCAGCGCAGGAAAAGCTACTTTATATGCCAGAAGCGTAAGCATTAGCCATTCTACACCAATGTATATGGGTGGTGGTGCTTATGCGAGTCCCCTAAATTATTGGCATTATTCTTTTAGTGATTTTAATGAGTTTTATGTCATTAGAGAAAATGAAAAAATAGCAAGTCCGTTAATTACTGCCAGAATATCGAGTTCCTTTAAAAATAGAGCCATGGCATATTTTTCAGATTGTCCCGAGGTCGTTTCTAAATTAGAGACAAAGACTTATGTAAAAAAGGACATAAAAGATGCTATAGATGCCTATAACCAATGTAATTAAAAACCGTTTTAAACTATTTTTCACCTTATGAAATATATAACCCTTTTCGCTTTTTTATTCCTCTCAATAAACTGTAAAGCGCAAGAAACGAAACTGCTTCTGCGCCAAAATTTAATTGCAGATTTATCTAAAACACCAATATACCCAAGATTAACAGAAAATGTAAATGGGCAAATAGCATGGAAAGAAAACTTTAAATATTTAGATAGCATTGATATATATACAATAACCTATTTAAGTGATGGTTTAAAAATAAACGGGTTACTGGTGAAGCCAAAGAAAAAAGGAAAATATCCTTGTGTAATATACAACCGAGGTGGAAACAGGGAGTTTGGCTCACTTAAAATTGCTCACGGCGCAATGACACTTGGTCAGATTGCAAAAGAAGGCTATGTGGTTATTGCTAGTCAATATAGAGGAAATGGAGGAAGCGAAGGACAAGAGGAATTTGGTGGTAAAGATGTGAATGATATAACCATTCTAACCGAAGTATTAAAAGAGATTGATGTTGCCGACACCAATAAAATTGGCATGTACGGTTGGAGTCGTGGTGGTATGATGACCTATATTGCATTAACAAAAACAGATAAAATAAAAGCCGCTGTAGTTGGAGGAGCAGTTTCTGATAATTATAGATCTATTCAAGATAGACCGGATATGGAAACGGGTGTTTTATCACAGTTAATTCCGAATTACGCTACCAATAAAGAGGTCGAATTAGAAAAAAGATCTGCTATTAAATGGGCGGATAAATTCCCTAAAGATGTTCCAATACTTATGCTACACGGCAATTCAGATTGGAGAGTAAAACCAGAACAAAGCCTAAACCTTGCTTTAGAATTTGAAAAAAATAGAGTGCCTTATAGACTTATAATGTTTGAAGGTGGTGACCACGGCATTTCGGAACACAAAACAGAAGTTAACGCCCAAGTTATAAATTGGTTTAACACGTATTTAAAGGATAACGAACCGTTGCCTAATATGGAATACCACGGAAGATAAAAAAGGGCTTCCGCACCATGGATAATTAATTGCTAACACTACCCTACTTTTGCAAATTCGCACACATATTCTATCTGTCTGTCACAGCTTGGTTCGGTTTTTATTTGTTAAATTTGATGTCTTAAACAGACAACTTTCCAGATAGAAATCCATAAGGCATAATTAGAAAAAATGACCCAACATAGAAAAAGAAATAAGAATTTAGGGCTTGCAGAACTTATAGCTATTGCCCTTGGTGGTATGGTTGGTGGTGGTATTTTTACCATTCTTGGAATTTCCGTTTCCTTAATTGGTAATCTTACACCAATTGCCATCATTATTGGTGGTGTTATCGCTTCTTTGGCTGCCTATTCCTATGTAAAATTAGGTTTGTATTATCGAGATGAAGGTGCTACCTATTCTTTTTTCAAAAAAACATATCCTACCTCAAATTTCTCTGCTGCCGCAATTGGCTGGTTTATTATTTTCGGTTATATCAGCACCTTGGCTTTATATGCCTATACCTTTTCCTCCTACGCGATTAGTAGTACCGATTTTGCAGAAAATATCTGGATTCGAAAAGGAACTGCCATTGGCGTTATTGGTGTTTTTACCTTAATAAATATTTGGAGTGTAAATGGCATGGGGAAAATTGAAGATCTCATGGTGTATACCAAACTAGTGGTTTTAACCATTATTTCGGTAGTATTAATGACACATGGTACCACGGATTTTAATACGTTCCTTGAAAATATGGCTTTAGATTTAGAGCATTCCAGTATTCTTTCCATATTAATCGTTTCGTCATTAACCTTTGTTGCTTTTGAAGGGTTTCAATTAGTAATTAACGCGGTTAATGAAATGACAAATCCCGAAAAAAATATCCCAAGAGCCATTTATAGCGCCATTGCTTTAGCCGTTTTAATATATGTAGTCATATCCATGGGTGCTTTATTTGCCATACCAACAGACGAAATTATTAAGAATAAAGAATTTGCACTCGCAGCAGGAGCTGGTAATATTTTAGGATCTTTAGGAACCAATCTGGTTATTTTAGGAGCCATTTTAGCAACTAGTAGCGCTATAAGCGGAACTGTTTTTGGTTCGTCACGTCAAATGTCTGTTATTGCAAAAGACGGTTATTTTCCTGCATTTCTTTCCATCCGAAAAAATAATAGTCCGCAAAATGCAATATACGCCATGGCATGTATTTCGTCTCTTTTAATCGCTATTGGTGGCTTGGAATTAATTCTGGAATTTGGAAGTGTTACTTTTCTTTTAGTATCTCTATTAATGGCAATAGCAAATTTTAAAATCAGAAAAAAAACGAACTCCTCAACTTTCTTAACCATCCTATCCATAATAGGATTAACTATTGGAGGGGTTATTATTCTGTACTACGAATTAACCAACAACTGGCAACAAATGGTAGCCATAATTGTAATTTATATGTTACTTGCTCTTGGCGCTTGGAAATTTTCGTCTAACAAAAAGACCTTGTCAAAAATTTAAAACCAATGAATAAATCGATACTACTACTAATATTTATTGTTTTCACTTCCTTCGTGAAAGCGCAAGACGTAGTTTTTACTATTTCGAATAAAGAATTCATTCCTTGTGAAATAACTTTAAACGATGGTAAAATTCTAAATGGATATGTGAAAGATTTTTCTTTACCGAAAACGTTAGAATTTAGAAGTTTTGGTTATGAATTTACCTCTATCGAATCCAAATTAAAATTAGATTGAAAAACGTTTAAGTTTCGTAAAGATATAAGTGATAATAATGAGAATTTAAGTTTAAAAGACATTCATTCTATCCTTTTAAAAGAATCGGATACCACAACCTATGAAAATTAAGATTAAAAACTATCAACTCTGAAAATGAAGTGGTGGATTTAAATCGTGAAATAATGGTTCCTTTAATTAGAGAAGGGGAAATAAACTTGTACGGATTAAGAGCATATAATTGTGCTAGTGGCAGTCGTTGTGAAATGACGTATGTAATAGCTTATATTAAAAATAAAAACCATGATTTCGCTTATATCCCAATAGATTACAATAGAATCAATATCTTTAATTTAGGAAAGATGGATAATAAATTTTTGAAATCCTTTGAGGAAGCTGGAAGTGATTGCCCTGCTTTTCTGACCTATCTAAATGATAAAAGAAAATCTTTTGAAAGTAAATCTTTTAGAAAATCATTCAAAGAGAAATATAAACAATTCAAAAAAGAAAAGAAAGCGAAACTTAAATTAATAAAAGGTAGAAAGAATAAACAGCAAGAGGAAGATAAATTAGATACACCGCATTTCTTAAATATTTATATTGAATTTATCGATGCATACGCTTCACGTTGAAGTGAATAAAACTTCGCTAACAGCCTGAATAAGGAATTACATCTGATTTTACTATCGGAAAACTCCCAGAATTAATGAACTTGTTTCTTTGAGGTACACCTTCTTACCTTGAAAGCATCTGGACCTCCAAAAATGGGATTAAATATCTTAATGGGGAAACCACAAAGCCCTAACTAATGAATCTACTAACGCGTTTAAAAACGGGGAAATTGGAGCTAAAAAGTGGCGTATTCAAGAAATAACTATTGCCAACTCCATATAAAAACATTTACGTATCTCAATAAAAATAAGACAGTTACGTTATTTCTTCGTTTTCTTTCCTTATCAAAAATCATGGTATAAATACTAGTTCCCTAAAACTTGCAACATGAATCTTATAAAAAATGTAACATTATGGAACAACCAAACCACAAAGCAGTACGCGAATACGAATTAGAAACTTGGTCAAGATGCTCACCAAGTTATAACGAAACTTGGGCAACTTTAACCAATGAAACACTTCCGCTATTAATGCGCAAAACAAATGTAAACGCCAATCTTAAGGTCTTAGATATTGGTTGTGGTGCTGGAAACTCCACAAGTATAATTAGCGAAGCTGGGGCAAAAGTTATAGGAATCGATTTTTCTCAAAAAATGATAGACCAAGCTAATGCTGCCTACCAAGGTATCACTTTTAAACAATCGGATGCGGAGAATATTCCACTAGAAGACAATACCATGGATGTGGTAATAGCCAATTTTGTAGTGCATCATTTTGCAGAACCTAATACCGTTTTTAAAGAAATCCATAGAGTTTTAAAACCAAATGGAAAATTTGCTTTTGCAGTTTGGGGCGCCAATGAAGAACAAAGTTCCTTAGGTGCTTTTTTTCAAGCTTTTGCAAAGCATCACGAATTGTCTGCACTTCCGCACGGACCATTATTTGGGGTTACCGATTTTGATACCTATAATGATATTGCAACAACGGCTAGTTTAAA is drawn from Lacinutrix sp. WUR7 and contains these coding sequences:
- a CDS encoding FAD-dependent oxidoreductase, whose protein sequence is MKKKIVIIGAGLSGLYLGYRLKKEGFLVRILEANARIGGRIFTKNVHHTHVELGATWLWKYNEELLKLCRELNITLFEQDMHGDALFEATSANAVQRFQLPQNQEISYRIAGGTRVLLDQLAIGFSKEELLLNQKVQQINTTESGVEVLTENIAFTADLVVSTLPPKVLVHSVAFSPALDANLIQVAKHTHTWMKDSIKFTLVYKRAFWKEKGLSGVGFSNVGPFTEMYDHSDLEHKHFALMGFLHGALAKETKAYREEKVREQLFKFFGQDGSNYLSYEEKNWSEEPLVTTADSGFLSPHENNGHPIYQKAYLKDRFFIAGSETSPSYGGYMEGAIYRGNQIVAQIKRGFE
- a CDS encoding co-chaperone YbbN, with the translated sequence MVQELDQDNLAEIIAANKTVVVQYSATWCGNCRIMKPKVKKLASDLEDITFVIADAEKFPESRKLATVDNLPTFAAFKDGKFVNQVQTNKFDVLKELVNEVA
- a CDS encoding retropepsin-like aspartic protease, which produces MQPIKKIAYLVLLLIVSSCANSKALKHFKEGKTAQENFKVTIPFEMHKGWIIVPIEIKNKTYKFILDTGSPTLVSKELAESLKMNVIDSVNASDVYNNKQQNKYTRIETIKIGTVDFVGTTALINDFNAVKMWSSLNVDGFIGANLMQHTIWDIDFSKKQITITDNESTLNLPEDLIENKLFIGYAGLPSIACKINGEKVWNFAVDLGYNGETVIPFSEFKKQTENGKISDFKKTNTKGVIGIYGKQNTTRESYTSVIKELEFGNATLKNENVYAEQYLDRRFGVNFFKNYRVILNWNSKKIKLIDNKENSN
- the nhaC gene encoding Na+/H+ antiporter NhaC is translated as MHKDDNLSEINIEDQKIIDNKELNIWEALIPVVVLMSLLAYNIFFADGEMFGEYSNQIILLIGGFVAFIDGLFNKVTPLIMVQEIWENLKSVFVPIMILFLVGALAGTWLVSGVIPAMVYYGLQVLSPAIFLPASVIICAIISVATGSSWTTSATVGIALVGIGTALGINPGMIAGAVISGAYFGDKMSPLSDTTNLAPAMAGTDLFTHIKYMTITTVPTIIITLIAFAIMSATIDTTGSADISGLLASIKSTFTISPLLFLVPLGVIALILLKTKPLIALGAGVLLAAIFAFVFQMDVLHGLSDSNFTAITNAIFTDTQIVTDNEKLNDLFSAGGMQGMLWTIFLICCAMVFGGIMDAIGALSRITKELLKLATNVFGLFASTVISCLGLNAIASDQYLAIVIPGKMFKQAYEDKGLAPENLSRTLEDSGTVTSVLIPWNTCGAYQSGVLGVGVSEYFLYAIFNWLSPFTTLLFAALNIKIRQLKNK
- a CDS encoding peroxiredoxin, whose protein sequence is MAIVGKQFPDLNVDAMNEMGDTFKVNVLEEAKNNNKKVLLFWYPKDFTFVCPTELHAFEAAKEEFAKRNTIVIGASCDTPEVHFAWLNTPKDNGGIEGVTYPILADSNRNLANTLGILDITNEKYNEETGVVTVDGDNVTYRATYVIDEDGVVQHEGINNMPIGRNVNEFLRIIDALTHVQEKGEVCPANWEEGKDAMSANRLGTAEYLANHVN
- a CDS encoding S9 family peptidase → MKYITLFAFLFLSINCKAQETKLLLRQNLIADLSKTPIYPRLTENVNGQIAWKENFKYLDSIDIYTITYLSDGLKINGLLVKPKKKGKYPCVIYNRGGNREFGSLKIAHGAMTLGQIAKEGYVVIASQYRGNGGSEGQEEFGGKDVNDITILTEVLKEIDVADTNKIGMYGWSRGGMMTYIALTKTDKIKAAVVGGAVSDNYRSIQDRPDMETGVLSQLIPNYATNKEVELEKRSAIKWADKFPKDVPILMLHGNSDWRVKPEQSLNLALEFEKNRVPYRLIMFEGGDHGISEHKTEVNAQVINWFNTYLKDNEPLPNMEYHGR
- a CDS encoding APC family permease, with product MTQHRKRNKNLGLAELIAIALGGMVGGGIFTILGISVSLIGNLTPIAIIIGGVIASLAAYSYVKLGLYYRDEGATYSFFKKTYPTSNFSAAAIGWFIIFGYISTLALYAYTFSSYAISSTDFAENIWIRKGTAIGVIGVFTLINIWSVNGMGKIEDLMVYTKLVVLTIISVVLMTHGTTDFNTFLENMALDLEHSSILSILIVSSLTFVAFEGFQLVINAVNEMTNPEKNIPRAIYSAIALAVLIYVVISMGALFAIPTDEIIKNKEFALAAGAGNILGSLGTNLVILGAILATSSAISGTVFGSSRQMSVIAKDGYFPAFLSIRKNNSPQNAIYAMACISSLLIAIGGLELILEFGSVTFLLVSLLMAIANFKIRKKTNSSTFLTILSIIGLTIGGVIILYYELTNNWQQMVAIIVIYMLLALGAWKFSSNKKTLSKI
- a CDS encoding class I SAM-dependent methyltransferase codes for the protein MEQPNHKAVREYELETWSRCSPSYNETWATLTNETLPLLMRKTNVNANLKVLDIGCGAGNSTSIISEAGAKVIGIDFSQKMIDQANAAYQGITFKQSDAENIPLEDNTMDVVIANFVVHHFAEPNTVFKEIHRVLKPNGKFAFAVWGANEEQSSLGAFFQAFAKHHELSALPHGPLFGVTDFDTYNDIATTASLKNFQLEKLDTSWNMDSLDPLINGCWDWGNLHLFPEEKQKDIKNDFVKNCDAFIKGKGYSFPHSAIIGYGEK
- a CDS encoding two-component regulator propeller domain-containing protein — translated: MGIPCFIHLHTKNRKGIATLLMLLLFLLVSACKEQKQIPTKQELPVPTNTTTKDSVVKESLPVNFPMLEPSIDDQVSEFVRRIFQDKSGNLWFGTNGDGVARYNGHTLEYFSINNGLGGSAVRGIVEDNTGNIWFGTERGLTKYDGNSFKNYTEKDGLIHNNVWSLFIDSKGIIWIGTLQGVSRFNGKTFTDFELPETEPDYNRGVTSSKIVHSIMEDSKAQMWFGTNKGAYVYDGKALTNISEKDGLCNNSVNDILEDKKGNIWFATHYKGVCYWDGKTFTSLPTKQRESGTEVWSLFEDTAGQIWFPIESFGVYRYNEKSLTNFNIQNGLTSNAIQCVFEDKDGRLWLGGYMGLFRYDGQSFVNVTKNGPW